From Amycolatopsis sp. WQ 127309:
CTGGTGGGCGACCGCCGCGCCGATTCCGCGCGAAGCTCCGGTCACGAGGGCCAGGGGAAGATCCGTCATGCCCCTACCGTAACGACGAACCCGGCGTCCACCGTGCGGTCGTCGCGGTTGCCCGGGCCGAGTGTCCGGGAGGCGCAGCCCGAGGGGTCCACGTCGGAGTCGCGAGTGTCGTCACCGGCGTCCTTCTTCGTCGGCGTGTGCCCCTCGGCCGTGAAGCACACTTCGTAGGTGCCGTCTTCGAGGCCGGTGAAGGCGTAGGCGCCGTCCGGGCCGGTGACGACGCTCGTGCCGTTCTTCAGCACCGCCTTCACCCCGGCCAGCCCCGGCTCGCCCGCGTCCTGAAGGCCGTTGCCGTCGGTGTCGGTCCAGGCGAAGTCGCCGATCCGGTTCGTCGGCGGGGCCAGGCCGAGGTCCACCGAGAAGTCCTCGCGCTTCGGGCCGCCGAGGGTGCGTGGCGCGGTGCAGCCGTCCGGGTCCGCGTCGGAGTCCTGGTCGTCGTTGCCTGCGTCCTCGCGCGTCACCGTGAAGTCCGCCGGGACGGCGAAGCAGACCTGGTAGGTGCCGTCCTTCAGCTTCTCGAAGCCGTACTTGCCGTTCGCATCCGTCGTGGCGGTGCCGACCGTGCCGCCCGCGCCGTCCTTCAGCGTCACCTTCACGCCCGCGACGCCGGGCTCGCCCGGGTCCTGCAGCCCGTCGCGGTTGCGGTCGTTCCAGGCGAAGTCGCCGATCTTGGCGATCGCCGGCGGCGGGACCACGGTGATCGTCGCCGACGACGTCTTGTCGCCCAGCGTGCCGCCGGGGTAGTGGACGCCGGTGACCTTCGCCGTGTTGACGTGTCCGGTGTCGGCCACCGTCAGGTTCGGGTGGTCGCAGGTCAGCTGCTCGTTCGCGGCCGCGGCCAGCGTGAACGGCGCGAACGGCGTGGCGCACCACGGGTCCTGGACGGTGATCCCGGTCAGGTCCTGCGTGCCGTCGTTCGTCACGGTGACGCGGTAGTGCGCGGTCTCGCCCGCCGTGACCGTCGCGAACGGGCCCCACGCGCCGGTCACCGGGTTCCGCACTTCCTTCTTCACCGAGTACGCCGCGAGCTGCACGACGACGCAGTCCCAGCGGAGCCGTTCCGCGCTGGTCGTGGCGAAGAACTTCACCGCCGACGCCCTGGCCGGCGCGGTCGACGCCGGGAAGTCCTGCTCGGCCAGGTGCCCGTCGCTCGCGTTGTGGTCCACGACGAGCTTGTTCTCCAGCACCTGGACGCCGGTCGCGTCGTAGAACCGCAGGCCGGTGGCCGGGTTCGCGCTCGGCAGCGCGGCGCCGGTCGACACGCTGAGCGTGTAAACGCCGCCCGGCACGAACTTCTCGGTCTGGTAGGCGGTGCTCGCCTTGCCGTCCGGCGTCTGGATCATCGCGGACCGCCGCCCGTCGACGGCGTACGCCTGGTCGGTCAGCAGTTTCGGCTGCTTCGCGGCCGGCGTCCCGGGCGGCACCGGCGCGGCCGGGGTGAAGACGTAGCCGTCCGGCGCGCCGTTCGCCGCCGTCGTTTCGACGCTCGGGTTCGCCGCGACGCCGCCGCAGGCCGGAGGCGGGTCCGCGGGGGAAGCCGCGGTCACGGGCACCGCCGCGCCCGAGACCGCCATCGCCACTGCCATCGCGCGCGCCGAGAAGATCACCCCCCGACTATGGCGCGGGGCCCGGGCCCGCACCGGCCGAGAGCGGTCCCCTTCAGGGTGAACCTCGGCCGGCGCGAACCCGCTGCGTCAGCGCTCGCCGATGCGGCCGGGCCGGCCGAAGCGGCCCTTCTTCCACACCGAGACGAGTGACGGCCGCGGCTGCGCGGTGCCGCCGTCGGGCCAGTGCGACGTCGGGGTGGCCGAACTCGCCGCGTTCTCACCCGGGTGCTGCACCGCGACGAGGACGACGTGGTCGGTGACGTTCGGGCCGCACGTCTCGGCGCCGGGCGGCACCGACAGGAACTGCTTGACGTGGCCGCGTTCCGGACCGGTCACCGGCACCGAGAACAGGCCGTCGTTCGCGCCGAGCGCGTTGCCGTCGGTCGAGACCCAGAGGTTGCCGTGGCGGTCGAAGGCCACGTTGTCCGGGCAGGAGATCGGGCTGACCTGGCTCTTGTCGAAGCCGCCGTAGTACGTGTCGGCCGCGGCCGGGTCACCGCAGACGAGCAGCAGCCGCCACGAGAACGTCGTCGACGCCGCGTCGCCGCGGGCCTCCGCCCACTCCAGCACCTGCCCGTTCCGGTTGGCCACGCGCGGGTTCACCTCGTCGACGCCCGCCTTGCCCGCCGCGCCGCGGTCGCTGTTGTTGGTCAGCGCCGCGTAGATCCGGCCGGTGACCGGGTTCGGTTCGATGTCCTCGGGCCGGTCCATCTTCGTGGCGGCCACCTTGTCGGCGGCCTGCCGGGTGAAGACGTAGACCTCCTCGGCGGTGAATCCGTCCACAAAGGACTTGTCGCCGCTCACCAGTGGCAGCCACTCGCCGGTGCCGTCGAACTCGTCGTCGGCCGGGAGCTTGCCGGTGCCGTCGATCTCGGACGCCGGGCTGTCGCCGGTGAAGCGCGCGACGTACAGCGTGCCCTCGTCGAGCAGCGCCGAGTTGTGCCGCCGCGCGTGCGCGCTCTTGCCCGGCTTGTACTTCCCCTTGGAGACGAACTTGTAGATGTACTCGAAGCGTTCGTCGTCCCCGGAGTAGGCGGCGACGCGGCCGTCGGCGGTGATCTTGATGTTCGCGCCCTCGTGCTTGAGCCGGCCGAGCGCGGTGTGCTTGACCGGCGTCGAGTGCGGGTCGTTCGGGTCGATCTCGACGACCCAGCCGAACCGGTTCGGCTCGTTCGGCTCCTGGGCGACGTCCCACCGCTTGTCGAACCGCTCCCACTTGCGGGTGCTGGCGCCGACGCCGATGGCGTACCGCTTCAGCCTCGCGGCCGCCACCGGGTCGGTGACCGTCTCGGAGTTCGCGAAGTACTGGTGGATGTTCTCCTCGCCGGAAAGCACGGTGCCCCAGGGCGTCACGCCGCCGGAGCAGTTGTTCTGCGTGCCGCGGACCTTGCGCCCGCTCGGATCGGCCGACGTCTTCAGGTACTTCGAACCGGCGGCCGGCCCGCGGACCTCGAAGACGGTGTCGAGCGTGATCCGGCGGGCGAACCGGCTCGGCACGACCTCGAGGCCGCCGCGGACCGGGTCGCGCCGCGCCTGCAGCACCGAAAGACCGTGCGCCGCCCAGGCGATCTTCACCTGCTCCTCGGTCGGGTTCGCCGAGTCGTACTGGTCGGCCGGGAACAGGTGCACCTCGGCGGTGTACTCGTGGTTCACGACGAGCAAGTTGTTCAGGCCCAGCGCGTCCTGCGGGATGAGGCCGACGAAGTCGTTGTTGTAGCCGAACTGCTTCGCCTGCGCGGCCGCCGTCTGCTTCGTGAAGTCGAACTTCGGCGCGCCCGGCACCACCGGGTCGCCCCAGCGGATGACGACGCGCTGCGCGTACCCGTCCGGGACGACGACCGCGTCGAGCTTGTTCGGCGGGACGGGGTCGAAGTCGGTGCCGGGGGCCGGACGCGGTTTCGGCGCGGGTGCCGCGGCGGCCGTCCCGGAGAGCGCGGCGAACCCGCCCGCCGCGGCGGCCATCACGGCGCCCGCCTTGAAGACCCGGCGGCGGGAGATGTCCTTGACGACGTCACCGAAGTACGCGTTGCCGGACTCGTTCGGCTCGGGGTGCGCGCAAGCGTTGCCGCAGCGGTATTCGCAGGTGACCGGGGAGCGGCCGCCGGGGTGGGCGGGGAAGAGCGGGAGCAGACGGTCGGGCACGAGGCCTCCATGGTGGGAGTTCGGGAACGAACCGACCGTAAGTCTCCCAAACCAGTCAATAGAGACATTCGAGTGAACGCCGGACTGGCCCTCTCAGAACTCTTCGCCGACGAGCGCGGCTTCCTGCGGCACGGCGTGCGCGTCCGCCTTCTTCTCCCGCAGCGAGAGCAGGCCACCGGCGACGACGCACAGCACCGCGGCGGCGACGAACGGCGCCTGCGGCGAACCGAACCACTCGGCCACGTGCCCGACCAGCGTCGCCGCGACGGCACCGCCGAGCCAGCGGCAGAAGTTGTACCCCGCGCTGGCGACCGGGCGCGGCGCGTCGCTGATGGACATCGCGGTGCCGGTGAACAGCGTGTTCAGCAGCCCGGACACGAGCCCGGAGACGATGATCCCGACGACCAGCACCGGCTTGCTCGGCACGGCCAGCACCAGCATCAGCACGGCGTACCCGAAGACGGCGGCCGCGGCGGCGTGGCGTTCACCGAGCTTGGCGGCCAGTCGCGGCGCGAGCGCGACACCCGCGACGGCGACGCACAGGCCCCAGCCGCAGAAGATCAGGCCGACGGCGATGGCGCTCCAGCCGAGGACGAACGGCGACCAGGCCAGCACCGTGAAGAACGCGGCGGTGTAAAGCGCCGAAGCGACCGAAGTGCGCAGCAGGCCGGTGTGCTTCAACGCACGAAGCGGGTCGAGGAGCTTGATCGGATCACGCTTCTCGTGCTTGTCGCCCTTCAGGAACACCGCGCACAGCACGAGCGCGCCGGCCATCAGGATCGACGTGCCGACGAACGGGCCGCGCCAGGAGATGCTGCCGAGCAGGGCGCCCAGCAGCGGGCCGACCGACAGGCCGACACCGAGCGCGGCTTCGTAGAGCAGGATCGCGCCGGACTGGCCGCCGGTCGCGGCGCCGACGATCACCGACAACGCCGTCGCGATGAAGAACGCGTTGCCGAGACCCCAGACCGCGCGCAGCCCGACGAGCTGCTCGATCGAACCGGCGGCCGCGCACAGCGCGGTGGCCGCGACGATCAGCGTCAGCCCGACGAGCACCGTGCGCTTCGGCCCGAACTTCGCGCTCGCCGCGCCGGTGACCAGCATCGCGATGACCTGGACGCCGAGGTAGGACGAGAAGAGCAGGGTGACCTGCGACGGCGTCGCGTCCAGGCCCTTGGCGATGGACAGCAGGATCGGGTCGACGAGACCGATTCCCATGAAGGCGATGACCGCGGCGAACGCGGTGATCCACACCTGCTTGGGCTGGCCCTTGACCGCGTCCAGCAGGCTCGAGTGGTGTTCAGCGCTCATCGCTGATCAGTTCCTCCTTCTTGGCGTCAACGAGCAACTTGGCGAGAGCCGGCAGGGCGGCTTCGATCGCAGCGCGGTCGGCGTCGTCCATCGCGATCAGGCGTTCGCGAAGGAACTCTTCGCGGGCGGTGACCATCTCGGCGTAGAAGCGACGACCCTCGTCGGTGACGTCCACGAGCACCGCCCGCCGGTCGGCGGGGTCCGGCGCGCGGGTGGCGAGCCCGAGCCGTTCGAGGCGGCTGACGACGTCGGTCATCGACGGCAGCTTCACCTGCTCGAACTCGGCCAGCGCGCTCATCCGCCGCGGCCCGCCGTTCACCAGTTCGCTCAGCACCGACCCCTGGGTGAGGGTCAGCGTCAGCTGCGGGGTCTGGCGGCGCACCTGGTGGTACAGCCGGAAGACCAGCGGCCGCAGCCGGTGGGCGAGATCGGCGATCGGGGAAGTCACTTAGCCATGCTAACAAAAATTAGTAAGGGTGGCTAAGTAAGTCGGCTCACAAGCTAGGCTCGGGGCATGGACGCGGTGATCTTCGACCTCGACGGCGTACTCGTGGACTCCGAGCGGATCTGGGACGAGGTCCGCCGCGCGGTCGTCGCCGAGCACGGCGGGACCTGGCGCGAGGAGGCGACGCGCGCGCAGCAGGGGATGAGCACCCCGGAATGGGCCCGCTACCTGGTCGAAGAGCTGGGCGCGCGGCTCACGCCACCCGAGATCGCGACGATCGTCGTCAAGCGCATGGCGGCCCGGTACGCCGAGCGGCCGCCGCTGATCGACGGCGCGGTCGACGTCGTGCGGGCGGTGGCGAAGAAGTGGCCGGTGGCGATCGCCAGCTCGTCGCCGGTGATCCTGATCAAGGGCTTCCTGGACGTCACGGGCCTGCCGGTGGGCGCGGCGGTGTCATCCGAGCAGGTCGGCGCGGGCAAGCCGGCCCCGGACGTGTACCTGCGGGCAGCGGAGCTGCTGGGGGTGGCGCCGGCGGAGTGCGCGGCCGTCGAGGACACGACGAACGGGTTGCGGTCGGCGTTGGCCGCGGGGATGGCGGTTTACGCGGTGCCGAACCCGCACTTCCCGCCGGACCCGGAGGTGCTGAAGCGGGCCACGGCGGTGGTGGCGACGATCACCGACTTGCCGGGTGCGCTTCTTGCGAAGTGAGGCTGTAGTCGGCTTCGTAGCGCTCGGGCGGGGAACCCTCGACCACGTCCACGAGGAAAACCCCGTGGTCGGAGACCGTCTTCTGCAGCGCTGCCGACAGATCGCCCTTCGCGTTGAAGGTCCTCAGCTGCAATACGGTCGTAGCGGTCACGAAGACCGCTTTGTCCGCGGGGAGCGGACCGCCGTTCTCCCCGACGTACCCGGCGGCGAGTTCCGTCTTGTCGTCGAGCGGTACGCAGGAGGGTGACTTCGTCCCGTACTGCGGCGCTCCGGGGACGAGCTGGTCGCCTCTGGGCACGGCGGCCACGCAGAAGCGCGCCGCGCCGGCCACGGTGGCCGTGAACACATAGGTGGTCCACACATCGGTCTGGCCGACGAAGTTGGTGAGAATGGCCGGAGTGCCCGTCACCTGCAGCTCGGACAACGGCCGGTGCTCCGGTTTTGCCAGGACGAACGGCCGGCCGGGGCGCGCCGGCTGGACCGGCGTCGGCGCCGAGTTCAGCTGGGTGGCCAGCAGCACGCTGGTCAGCACCACCAGCACCGCCGCAAGGGGCGCGACCAGCACCGTCAACCGGCGGCGGGCCGCTCTCGGCCTTCGCTGGCGGCGCAGCTGCTCCGCCCACGCGCCGGCGAGGTCGGGCGTGACCTCCCCGCCCTGCTCCCGCAGTGTCTCGGCCAGTTTGCGTTCGAGGTCGGTCATCGCTCACCTCCCAGGTCGTCCCCCAGGTGCTTGCGCAGATTCTCCATCGCGTGGTGCGTGGTCGCCTTGACCGTGCCCGGGGAGATCCCCAGCGTCTCCGCGATGCCCGCCGTGCTCAGGTCCAGCCAGTAGCGCAGCACCAGCACCTCGCGCTGCCTCCTGGACAGTTTGCCCAGAACCGCGCGGATCCGCTGGTGTTCCCAGTTGGCCACCGCCCGGACCTCCGCCGACAGCTCGTCCGGCGGCAGCTCCTGCGGCGTCCGCCGGACCACCCGCAGGTGCCGGGTGCGCGACCGCGACATGTTCACCACGGTCGCGCGGAGGTAACCCGCCACGCGGGTGTGGTCGGTCAGGGTGTCCCAGCGCTGGTGGAGCTTGACAAAAGCCTCCTGGGCGACGTTTTCCGCGTCGTCCGCGCCGAGCAGGTGCGCGAGCCGGGTCATCTGGGCGAAGTACTCCTGGAACAGGGCGTGGAAGGTCGGCGCGCCCAGGTCCCCCGGCACGCTCTCCCCGACGCTCGCACTCACGCCACGTTCACGCGCGCCCCACCCCACCGGTTTAGTGCACCACGCGAAGAAGGCCGCCACCAGCGGTGACGGCCTTCGACGGGGGGACTGTTCTACCGCTCGAGCTCGCCGCGGATGAACTTCTCGACGGCGTCGCGCGCGGTGGAGTCGTCGTACTGCTCCGGCGGCGACTTCATGAAGTAGGAGGAGGCCGACAGGATCGGGCCACCGATGCCGCGGTCGAGCGCGATCTTCGCGGCGCGGACGGCGTCGATGATGATGCCCGCCGAGTTCGGCGAGTCCCACACCTCGAGCTTGTACTCCAGGTTCAGCGGGACGTCGCCGAAGGCGCGGCCCTCGAGCCGGACGTAGGCCCACTTGCGGTCGTCGAGCCACTGGACGTAGTCGGACGGGCCGATGTGGATGTTGGCCTTGCCGAGGTCGCGGTCGATCTGCGAGGTGACGGACTGGGTCTTCGAGATCTTCTTCGACTCGAGGCGCTCCAGCTCCTTCATGTTCAGGAAGTCCATGTTCCCGCCCACGTTGAGCTGCATCGTCCGGTCGAGCTGGACGCCGCGGTCCTCGAACAGCTTCGCCAGCACGCGGTGCGTGATGGTGGCGCCGACCTGGGACTTGATGTCGTCACCGACGATCGGGACGCCGGCGTCGGTGAACTTCTTCGCCCACTCCGGGTCGGAGGCGATGAACACCGGCAGCGCGTTGACGAAGGCGACGCCCGCGTCGATGCAGGCCTGCGCGTAGAACTTGTCGGCCACCTCGGAGCCCACCGGCAGGTACGACACGAGCA
This genomic window contains:
- a CDS encoding SdrD B-like domain-containing protein, yielding MIFSARAMAVAMAVSGAAVPVTAASPADPPPACGGVAANPSVETTAANGAPDGYVFTPAAPVPPGTPAAKQPKLLTDQAYAVDGRRSAMIQTPDGKASTAYQTEKFVPGGVYTLSVSTGAALPSANPATGLRFYDATGVQVLENKLVVDHNASDGHLAEQDFPASTAPARASAVKFFATTSAERLRWDCVVVQLAAYSVKKEVRNPVTGAWGPFATVTAGETAHYRVTVTNDGTQDLTGITVQDPWCATPFAPFTLAAAANEQLTCDHPNLTVADTGHVNTAKVTGVHYPGGTLGDKTSSATITVVPPPAIAKIGDFAWNDRNRDGLQDPGEPGVAGVKVTLKDGAGGTVGTATTDANGKYGFEKLKDGTYQVCFAVPADFTVTREDAGNDDQDSDADPDGCTAPRTLGGPKREDFSVDLGLAPPTNRIGDFAWTDTDGNGLQDAGEPGLAGVKAVLKNGTSVVTGPDGAYAFTGLEDGTYEVCFTAEGHTPTKKDAGDDTRDSDVDPSGCASRTLGPGNRDDRTVDAGFVVTVGA
- a CDS encoding PhoX family phosphatase: MPDRLLPLFPAHPGGRSPVTCEYRCGNACAHPEPNESGNAYFGDVVKDISRRRVFKAGAVMAAAAGGFAALSGTAAAAPAPKPRPAPGTDFDPVPPNKLDAVVVPDGYAQRVVIRWGDPVVPGAPKFDFTKQTAAAQAKQFGYNNDFVGLIPQDALGLNNLLVVNHEYTAEVHLFPADQYDSANPTEEQVKIAWAAHGLSVLQARRDPVRGGLEVVPSRFARRITLDTVFEVRGPAAGSKYLKTSADPSGRKVRGTQNNCSGGVTPWGTVLSGEENIHQYFANSETVTDPVAAARLKRYAIGVGASTRKWERFDKRWDVAQEPNEPNRFGWVVEIDPNDPHSTPVKHTALGRLKHEGANIKITADGRVAAYSGDDERFEYIYKFVSKGKYKPGKSAHARRHNSALLDEGTLYVARFTGDSPASEIDGTGKLPADDEFDGTGEWLPLVSGDKSFVDGFTAEEVYVFTRQAADKVAATKMDRPEDIEPNPVTGRIYAALTNNSDRGAAGKAGVDEVNPRVANRNGQVLEWAEARGDAASTTFSWRLLLVCGDPAAADTYYGGFDKSQVSPISCPDNVAFDRHGNLWVSTDGNALGANDGLFSVPVTGPERGHVKQFLSVPPGAETCGPNVTDHVVLVAVQHPGENAASSATPTSHWPDGGTAQPRPSLVSVWKKGRFGRPGRIGER
- a CDS encoding MFS transporter — its product is MSAEHHSSLLDAVKGQPKQVWITAFAAVIAFMGIGLVDPILLSIAKGLDATPSQVTLLFSSYLGVQVIAMLVTGAASAKFGPKRTVLVGLTLIVAATALCAAAGSIEQLVGLRAVWGLGNAFFIATALSVIVGAATGGQSGAILLYEAALGVGLSVGPLLGALLGSISWRGPFVGTSILMAGALVLCAVFLKGDKHEKRDPIKLLDPLRALKHTGLLRTSVASALYTAAFFTVLAWSPFVLGWSAIAVGLIFCGWGLCVAVAGVALAPRLAAKLGERHAAAAAVFGYAVLMLVLAVPSKPVLVVGIIVSGLVSGLLNTLFTGTAMSISDAPRPVASAGYNFCRWLGGAVAATLVGHVAEWFGSPQAPFVAAAVLCVVAGGLLSLREKKADAHAVPQEAALVGEEF
- a CDS encoding MarR family winged helix-turn-helix transcriptional regulator, whose product is MTSPIADLAHRLRPLVFRLYHQVRRQTPQLTLTLTQGSVLSELVNGGPRRMSALAEFEQVKLPSMTDVVSRLERLGLATRAPDPADRRAVLVDVTDEGRRFYAEMVTAREEFLRERLIAMDDADRAAIEAALPALAKLLVDAKKEELISDER
- a CDS encoding HAD family phosphatase, encoding MDAVIFDLDGVLVDSERIWDEVRRAVVAEHGGTWREEATRAQQGMSTPEWARYLVEELGARLTPPEIATIVVKRMAARYAERPPLIDGAVDVVRAVAKKWPVAIASSSPVILIKGFLDVTGLPVGAAVSSEQVGAGKPAPDVYLRAAELLGVAPAECAAVEDTTNGLRSALAAGMAVYAVPNPHFPPDPEVLKRATAVVATITDLPGALLAK
- a CDS encoding RNA polymerase sigma factor; this encodes MSASVGESVPGDLGAPTFHALFQEYFAQMTRLAHLLGADDAENVAQEAFVKLHQRWDTLTDHTRVAGYLRATVVNMSRSRTRHLRVVRRTPQELPPDELSAEVRAVANWEHQRIRAVLGKLSRRQREVLVLRYWLDLSTAGIAETLGISPGTVKATTHHAMENLRKHLGDDLGGER
- a CDS encoding inositol-3-phosphate synthase, whose protein sequence is MGENRRVRVAIVGVGNCAASLVQGVQYYRDADPATRVPGLMHVDFGGYHVRDIDFVAAFDVDAKKVSRDLSEAIFASENNTIKIADVPPLGVTVQRGHTHDGLGRFYRETIEESDETPVDIVAALREAKVDVLVSYLPVGSEVADKFYAQACIDAGVAFVNALPVFIASDPEWAKKFTDAGVPIVGDDIKSQVGATITHRVLAKLFEDRGVQLDRTMQLNVGGNMDFLNMKELERLESKKISKTQSVTSQIDRDLGKANIHIGPSDYVQWLDDRKWAYVRLEGRAFGDVPLNLEYKLEVWDSPNSAGIIIDAVRAAKIALDRGIGGPILSASSYFMKSPPEQYDDSTARDAVEKFIRGELER